The following coding sequences are from one Musa acuminata AAA Group cultivar baxijiao chromosome BXJ2-4, Cavendish_Baxijiao_AAA, whole genome shotgun sequence window:
- the LOC135611199 gene encoding ras-related protein RABF1-like isoform X1 has translation MGCSSSFPDRNAGRLASLNSESSTAPESKNLRVKLVLLGDSGVGKSCIVIRFVRGQFDPTSQVTVGASFLSQTLVLQDSTTVKFEIWDTAGQERYASLAPLYYRGAAVAVVVYDITSPDTFKKAQYWVKELQKHATPGIIMALVGNKADLHENRAVSSQDALEYADKNGMFFIETSAKTADNINELFEEITKRLPRTSS, from the exons ATGGGTTGTTCTTCCTCTTTCCCAG ACAGAAATGCTGGAAGGTTGGCCAGTTTGAACAGTGAAAGCTCAACAGCTCCTGAATCAAAAAACTTGCGTGTTAAG TTGGTATTGTTGGGGGATTCTGGTGTTGGTAAAAGCTGCATAGTCATTCGATTTGTTCGTGGTCAATTTGACCCTACATCACAG GTAACAGTTGGTGCTTCCTTCTTATCTCAAACATTAGTCCTGCAAGACTCTACAACAGTGAAATTTGAAATATGGGATACAGCAGGACAAGAGAG GTATGCTTCACTGGCCCCTCTTTACTACCGAGGAGCAGCTGTTGCAGTTGTGGTATATGACATAACAAGTCCAGACACATTCAAAAAGGCACAGTATTGGGTTAAG GAACTTCAGAAACATGCAACCCCCGGTATCATAATGGCTTTGGTTGGTAATAAGGCTGATCTGCATGAAAATAGAGCTGTATCGTCCCAG GATGCACTGGAATATGCAGATAAGAACGGTATGTTCTTCATCGAGACATCGGCAAAGACAGCTGACAACATCAACGAACTCTTTGAG GAAATCACAAAGAGGCTTCCTCGAACATCGTCTTAG
- the LOC135611198 gene encoding serine/threonine-protein phosphatase PP1-like has protein sequence MDPKVLDGIIQRLLEVKGGRPGKQVQLLEAEIRQLCLVSKDIFLQQPNLLELEAPIKICGDIHGQYSDLLRLFEYGGLPPQANYLFLGDYVDRGKQSLETICLLLAYKIKYPENFFLLRGNHECASINRIYGFYDECKRRFNVRLWKVFTDCFNCLPVAALIDEKILCMHGGLSPDLNNLDQIRNLARPTDVPDNGLLCDLLWSDPSKEIQGWGMNDRGVSYTFGPDRVTDFLQKHDLDLICRAHQVVEDGYEFFADRQLVTIFSAPNYCGEFDNAGAMMSVDETLMCSFQILKPAASEKKRFGFGSTAASRTGTPAW, from the exons ATGGATCCAAAGGTGCTGGATGGCATAATCCAAAGGCTGCTGGAAGTGAAGGGCGGCCGGCCGGGGAAGCAGGTGCAGCTCCTGGAGGCGGAGATCCGACAGCTGTGTCTCGTGTCGAAGGACATCTTTCTTCAGCAGCCCAACCTCTTGGAGCTCGAGGCGCCCATTAAGATTTGTG GTGATATTCATGGTcagtattctgaccttttgagacTTTTTGAATATGGTGGATTGCCACCTCAAGCCAATTACTTGTTCTTAGGGGATTATGTGGACCGAGGAAAACAAAGCCTTGAAACAATATGCCTTCTTTTAGCCTACAAAATTAAGTATCCAgagaatttttttcttttgagggGCAATCATGAATGTGCATCCATAAATCGTATCTATGGGTTCTATGATGAATGCAAGCGCAGATTCAATGTGAGACTCTGGAAGGTCTTCACTGATTGTTTTAACTGCCTGCCTGTGGCAGCTCTTATTGATGAAAAAATCCTATGCATGCATGGAGGTCTTTCTCCGGACTTGAATAATTTGGACCAAATTCGTAATTTAGCACGGCCTACTGATGTGCCAGACAATGGATTACTCTGTGATCTTTTGTGGTCGGATCCTAGTAAAGAGATCCAAGGATGGGGAATGAATGATAGGGGTGTTTCATATACTTTTGGACCTGATAGGGTCACTGACTTTCTTCAGAAGCATGATCTAGACCTTATTTGCCGTGCTCACCAG GTGGTGGAGGATGGATATGAGTTCTTTGCTGATAGGCAACTTGTAACAATCTTCTCAGCTCCAAATTACTGTGGTGAATTTGACAATGCTGGTGCTATGATGAGCGTGGATGAGACCCTGATGTGTTCATTCCAAATTCTGAAGCCTGCAGCTTCAGAAAAGAAAAGGTTTGGATTTGGTAGTACTGCTGCATCTAGAACTGGAACTCCTGCTTGGTAG
- the LOC135611199 gene encoding ras-related protein RABF1-like isoform X2, giving the protein MGCSSSFPDRNAGRLASLNSESSTAPESKNLRVKLVLLGDSGVGKSCIVIRFVRGQFDPTSQVTVGASFLSQTLVLQDSTTVKFEIWDTAGQERYASLAPLYYRGAAVAVVVYDITSPDTFKKAQYWVKELQKHATPGIIMALVGNKADLHENRAVSSQDALEYADKNGMFFIETSAKTADNINELFEFSCFYFRKSQRGFLEHRLSCPSGD; this is encoded by the exons ATGGGTTGTTCTTCCTCTTTCCCAG ACAGAAATGCTGGAAGGTTGGCCAGTTTGAACAGTGAAAGCTCAACAGCTCCTGAATCAAAAAACTTGCGTGTTAAG TTGGTATTGTTGGGGGATTCTGGTGTTGGTAAAAGCTGCATAGTCATTCGATTTGTTCGTGGTCAATTTGACCCTACATCACAG GTAACAGTTGGTGCTTCCTTCTTATCTCAAACATTAGTCCTGCAAGACTCTACAACAGTGAAATTTGAAATATGGGATACAGCAGGACAAGAGAG GTATGCTTCACTGGCCCCTCTTTACTACCGAGGAGCAGCTGTTGCAGTTGTGGTATATGACATAACAAGTCCAGACACATTCAAAAAGGCACAGTATTGGGTTAAG GAACTTCAGAAACATGCAACCCCCGGTATCATAATGGCTTTGGTTGGTAATAAGGCTGATCTGCATGAAAATAGAGCTGTATCGTCCCAG GATGCACTGGAATATGCAGATAAGAACGGTATGTTCTTCATCGAGACATCGGCAAAGACAGCTGACAACATCAACGAACTCTTTGAG TTTTCTTGTTTTTATTTCAGGAAATCACAAAGAGGCTTCCTCGAACATCGTCTTAGCTGTCCGTCTGGAGATTGA